The DNA region TGTAAGAACTTTTAAAAGTCAAAGAGCTACTCTCTCTCCCCTAAAGTAGATCATTTGATGGGTAAAACCATTTATTATGTTCCCGcctattattatttttattgtttgagGTCATTTGTCTTGATTGTCATTGTTGTTTGTTTCACAGACCAAATTTTTTGATGTGATTAAACTCTTAATAATTCTTTTGAAGTTGTTTTAATTATTCTTTAATTTCACAAGTCAGAAGTATAGTGAATCGAGAAACTGCTCTCTTCTCCCGAATAGATTGTTTAATAGAATTGGataaataaattattatattCTTGTCTTTTATCTTCTTCTTCATTGAAATTTTACTTTCACTTTTGATAAATTATTATGTTGTTTTAACTCATTATTTTAGTTGTCATCGTTCTCTAAAAAAGAAAGATGTGTTTGAATTTTAAATATTTACCATTTAATTAATAACTTTTTGTCTTTGGTGacaaaatattttcttaaaatcTTGTATAAATCATGCATAGATTAGATTGTAAGTCATTGCTAAAGGTTTGACGCCTAACCCTTTCCATAAATATTTTAATATCAAAATATGTTTGAGCTTTCAAAATCAACCATTCTAAATGACTACGTTATCACAAGGTGGATTTAAAAAATAAAGCAAGGAAGACTAATTAACATATACACACAAGCATAATAGAAACTTTTGGagttttttgaaaattaaaaCTATGAGGTCACTTTCAATTCATCATCGAAAAGATCCCAACACCACACGAAACCACAAATCAACATCCACCGTCCAAGTACAACGGCACCGCTCCAACTTCACCTTTCAATTCCAAAATGATACTCTGATTTCTCATCCTGTTACAGCTAGGAGATAAGATCCCCTTCCCCATGAAAATACTATTCTATGACTATGAATGTACAACTCTTTAAAGAATTTTATGTATCATGTTTTTCTCTGTATCATAAAAAGTGTTTGTGTTGTTCGAAACTTATTTTATTATCAAAAGATTAATTCTGTTGAATTTTATTTGCCGTTTTTTATTGtatcttatttattttcttatagtccttttaatttatttttgtGATTCGTGACTATCTTAATTATATTTTGGTATTCTTCACCctattattaataataatatatgaGTGTGAATTTGAATAATGTGAGTATTATTATACTAATagatcaaaaataaaaataaaaataaaaaaataaatattatttataaCTATTACTTGAACCATCCAACCTCCTATCAAAAAAGTGTTTGAAACTCTAATGAAAATTGAGATAGAcctagaagtagaagttttttTAACAAAATGGAAGACCATTGCTAATTTGATAAGTAACAAACTTCCATCTCTAAAGCATTCAAAATGGTTGCCACATGATCCACACAAGGCCTACATTTCCTTGAATTACCAACACAAGCTAAAGCAACTTTTGCTAACCTAACAATAGCTTTCATATCACTAGGAATCATCAACCTAGGATCCAAAACTTCACTAAATCTCATATCCTTAATCAAAGGTAATGCCCATTTCACCAATAATCCACCCTCACACCCTCTTCCACTCAAAAGCTCCAACAAAATCACCCCTAACCCATAAACATCACTTTCCTTACAAACCCCTCCACCCCTAATTCCTTCTTTCCAATATTCATCATCCACATAACCAATTAACCCTCTTTTTTCAACTAACCCTAAAAAATTAAGTCCATAATCAGAAACCCTAGCACAAAAATTAACATCAATAAGAATATTAGAAGACTTAACACAACCATGTATAATATTTGGTGCTACCACTTCATGAAGATATTGAAGCCCTTTAGCTACTCCAGCTGCAATCTTAAACCTCTTGTTCCAATCCAAAAGTGAAGAAGAAACTCCATCATGATTTTCATGCAAGTAAATTTCCAAATTCGCGGTTTGAACAAACTCCATCGCTATAATTCTTTCACCTAGTAATTCAAAACCGTTAGATTATTAGAGAGGATTTTGACTTTTATCAAAACTACTATAAATTCATGCAAATCATGATTTTAAATTATAGTCCGAAAGTGCAATATTGATGATACAGTGGTCTCCGCAACTAAATAAAACCACTATTCCAACCACAACAACTGCAAATGCAATCGCAATTTAAAACCATAATGGAGACAAATAATACTGATTGTGCATGACAATTAATCCGCGTATGTATTACCTGGTGCTTCTGAGAATCCTATTATGGGAACAACGTTAGGGTGATGAGCTAAAGAGAGCCATTTGATCACTGATGAGAAACCGAATCCTGCGTTGCTTAAAACAAGAACAGGGTGAATGCGTTTCACAGCTACGAGTTCTTCTGATTCTAGTTTCCCTGCATAAACTGTTCCTAAACGACCTTTTCCGACAATTCTTCTATGGTTGAAGCCATTTGTGGCAGCATCAATTTCTGTTAAAGGGTATGCACGAGCCGTGTGTTTCACTGGAAGTGTTTCTTCTGATTCAACTGGTTTCTTTTTACAAGCGAAGAAGAGGATGATGCCAAGAATTATGAGAGATATTGATAGAGTTGCCATGATTGTGTCATAAGCAATATGTTCAGCAAGGTTCATCTTTTCAGTTTGATGCAACAATGAATGGTGGTGTGAAGAGATGAATTAGGAAAATGGTGGAAGAGGATTTGTATATGAAAGAGGTATTTGGAAATTGATATGtattaatattattataataCAACACATGTGACTCTTGGTAGGATATGAAAGTGTTGGAAGGGAAAAAAATAGAGTTTATGTTTGACAAAATGATTGGATTGGTGAGATTAGTTGTGGTGGTTCATTGTTGGCACCTTAGACTCTCTTTTCATATTGGGATATTTTTAGATGACATATTGTATTTATGACTTTAATATTCATTTCTTGATTgatatataatttttttttactaaTTGGTGACTATGTGCACATTTATAAAACTATAAAGACTACTTGAATCATATAGGACTACATTGGTGGAATCATATACACTAATCTAAGAGTTCTGTATTCATTTGTTAGAAATCATTTGATTATGACAACCTAATATTTATTTTTAGATCACCAATTGGTAATGTCTGTTTCAACAATGCCAGAGGAACACTCCATCTTACTGGAATATGTGGTATTTTGAAATCAGACTATTCTTTCCCAAATTGTTGTTGGCGGCGTATAAGTTCTTTTTATCTTCCTTTCTTTTTCGACTTTGTCTACAAGTGCATTATTGTACATTTTTGTTGTTGTTTACTAATATTGTACAATTTTTTAACATTTTGTGCCTGAAATATTTGTAAGTGGGCTGACGAATTTAATCAATTCATCACattcagaaattaaaataaaggaAATGTTATTTCACCTTAAGTTAGATACATTTTCGGATATATTCATTTTAGTTGTTTATCAGTATAATTGAAGAGACATTACCATTATGCCAAAAATTAATCTGGAGATACATTTTCGTATATATAAAAAAGTGCATCTGAATATGCATATCCGTAAAAAAATCATTTATTCAAAAATTAGTGGGTAatctagagatgcatctctgaactttttttttctttcatatcTCGCGCCAGACTACCTTTCCCACATCCTTCTTGTTcattttctataaaaaaaaattctctttcTCCTCTCAAGCTTCTGAGCTCTCTGTCTCATTCAAGCTTTTGTTTGTAGCAAACTTCTATCGTTGGAGCTCTAACTCCTTCTTTCCAACATCTCATAACTCATACATTCAATTTGATTTGGTAAATTTTTAAAATTTCATCTCTATTTATGTTTTGATTTTTGTAGTTAGTTATTTAAATTACATTAGTTGTTTTAGGTACATTAGATAGTAGTGTAAACGATTTTGGTAGACTATAAGAACATGCATTGAAGTATTTTTGGACTATTAAGACAGAAATGGTGTATTTTCCATGGCTGAGACAATCACAGGtttttcggagatgcatctctggattTGGTTTGCATTGTTTCCGTAGATGCGTCTCCAGATTTGACTCAGGCAAAattccaatattgttggattcttgaatagtcaagataacatgatcaaagtgagaggtcaaaGTTCACATTACTTTCTCAACTATCATATTATCAATTAGAACTTTACCATAACCTTTCATGAGATGGACAAGATTATGCACCTTTGAGATATAGTCtgcaatcttttcatcttcttccatCTTCAGTAACTCATACTACCTTTGTAGTGCCTGTAACTCGACACCTTTAACCTTCTCACCACCTTGTCAATAATTGACAATAATATCTCATGTCTCCTTCGTAGATTCAACATGACAGATTCGATCAAAATTCGCAGCATCCACTGCAGATTGGATACAAAATACAGCCTTGcgatctttcttctttgcatCGTTGTGGTTGATCCTCTGAGCATCATTTGTGCTGTGAGCAAGTTCAGGGATGCCATTAGTGACCGCTTCAAGGGTTTCTTGGAAACCAAAAAAGGATTTCATTTTCTTACTCCATCGATTATAATTGTTACcgtcaagaattggaagagaattGGGAATACCATTGTGATCATTCATCTTTGCAGCAAATACGATTCATGATCCCTGGAAACACGATCACCAACGTGCAAATCTTGAATCAAGATGAAGAAGAATTAACTgaagctctagataccaatttgttagtgTTAAAGTAGTTAGGTGAGTAAGGAATGAGAATGTGAGAGAAAATATGGAGAATGAAAAGTAAATTATATATTATAATCTAACTACATACATGTATTTATATACAAGTAATGACTTGTATTCAAAATAATTAACATAACAAACTAAACTTATATTATATCACAATAGATGATACATCAATATATGAAATATTAGATTGTTTTTCATTTGACTCAGTTGATAATATTACTTAAGAATGTCTTATGTACATATGATTATATCATTATTTTGTGGATGATTTTTTATGGAAGTAGTTCTTCTCAATCGTCAAAAGTTTGCAACTAATCAAGATCATGCCACAACATCACCCTATAGACTTTCTACTCAAGATCAAGATGACAATGATGAACTACAAGAAAAAATATTTGCCAACCATCATTTTTTAAATGAAAAGGGCTTTAGccaaaaatatattaaaaaagAGGAAGTAGGTACAAAAATGAGGGACACATTGAGCCAAAACCTCAAACCTATCTAAGTCTAAAATTAGGCAAACCTAGTTTATTTCTATGGAAATTCgattcaacaaccaaatgaatGTCATTCCACCAAGTAAAATTAGCGATTTCTAAGACTAAGTTAGCAAGCTTATATGCACAATGATTCTCTTCCCTGTAAATATGTGTTGCCAAAAAATTAAAATTATCTATCTGATTCATACAGTTGTCCCATCTGTACCTGATTTTCCACAGCATAATAGATGATTTACTGAATGCCAAAACTACTAATTTAGAGTCAATCTCTAACCACATATTAGTCCAGGTGTGGTCGATTGCCTGCTCAATCGCCAAAATGGCTCTCATAAGCTCTACAAAAAGAGCATTCTCTTGTCCTAAATTACACGCAAAGTTGCCCAAATAATCACCATAGTGGTCCCTACAAATACCCCCATAAGCAGCCTTAACTAGAACCCCTCAAGAAGCACCATCAATATTAACCTTCAGCCACCCCCTAGATAGAGGGAACCAAAGGACACACCTCTCTTACAAAAGACCTCATCAGTTTGAAATTTACCTTTTGTCAATCTCCAAAAAAGAACATACTACGATGGAGGTATGGAAGAGTGCCAAAAGCTCTTACCCACTCACTATTGGAACCATGCAAACTGAGATGATTGTGAGAATCCTTCGGTGTGATCTCACCACTATTCGGCCTATTCCAAATTAGATTATCCTCCTTCAAACAATTGACATGTATATATAAAACTAATTGAGGAAGAGCAGGACAAAGTTGAATAAGATCATCAGGCAACACGAAGGAGTTTCCATTCAGAATTTTATTGAGACATGCCTTTAAAGAATGAAGCCTTTCATATGGGATATGCAAAAGAGAAGCAAGGGTTTGTCCACATCATACTATTTGTCTCTCCAAAGATTGATTTTACCCCCTTACCAATTAACCAAATAGAATTATCCATTAGCTACGATAATAAGCCTTACTTCTAGTCTAAATAGACGAAAAAACATGATACTTGAGTTGTCTACCCCTTCTAAAAACTCTAGATTTTATAATGGTGGCCCAAAGGTCTATCTCATTGATTATGCTCCAACATTGAACCAGGTTGTTGGCCTCATTAATAGTCCTAAGGGACCTGATACCCAACTCCCTATCCTTTATGTCTTGACAACAATACTTCCAAGCCACAATGGACAATTTCCTCTTGTGTATGTTACCACTCCAAATAAAGTTTCTACACCAACTTTCAATCTCATGGATTAAACTCGCATGCCAAGAATAAATCCCAAACGAGTATAGAATCATTCTATGAAGAACATATTTTACCATTTGAACTCTTCCTACTATAGACAACAAGTTGGCTTTCCAAGCAGCAAGCTTGTTCTTGATCTTGTCTGCTACTGGTTGAAAGTAAGAAACTTTGGGCTTTCCTTTGAAAATAGGAACCCCAGATAGGAAAAAGAAAGATGTCCCATCTTGAAACCAATCCTGCTTGACAAGAGACCATGTCTAACAACACTCATAGAGCCACCATACATAGTTAATTTAGATGGGTTACACACCTGACATGAGCATTCAACATATTTGACAAAGAGCTCAGCAATGGAATCAAGGGGGGAAGTGCAGCCCCTAGTGAACAACATAATATCACTGACACACAAAGTATGAGAAGGAATCAACACAGTCCTGCTAGCCTTgatgtcatacggtgaactggactttttgtggttttaatcgcaatgtcgcggttagcaagagtcgtcaccgacttttcttttatccaataaggaaaggtggaaaagaacaggaaaaaccttaatttagatttgggttcgggaggtacattatacaaagggaaggtgttagcaccctttgtatccatggttatccatgggctcttaattgctcgatcacttatattatttttgtctaaaaaaaagtgtttgtgaattgtttagaaaaattgttttgaaaagagaatttaactttgtaatgattcttgtatgaatgtatacaaagtgattatctcgtttagttttgaaaattgtttagaaaaatataactcggtaatgattctagtatgaatgtatacccagtggtgattttctgaaggtattttgaaaggtgtgaggtgtgaaaaaatgttttaggttgtgagccagcaattaagagttataccgacccaaggtctttatgagtatttcctatccttatgagggtaaaactgtccttattattgagaaataagtagttttatcctttggatgtaaaagggtcatcgtagggtcatcgattggtcattgaaggcaacagttacgaggataccttagcattcgaagggactatcatcttttaaccgtaggcaacatcggagggtcatcgagggacaaagttgtatattcgaaggcaacatccgagggactataatttattttatgatgatttaaccgaagggtctttgctaagggtatccccacgttcgcgggacatgaccgtaatatcgtaatcgtaaggcaacaaagagaggtccaagatcacttattcaaaggcaaagttttacaattaattatataattaggatgaaactccacattaaaattattaaaaataatatattaaaaaattaatttagggtgaaactccacaagggtatcccacaaataaagtggaatacctagccaataaccttttcctgggatatgtgaacctttacgaaactcaaaaaaagaaacatgtcagaacaccaaatcagggtgcaatcgaagattacaccggagaaatatcacaacaataaataggataggatgaataatgcatggctatgataaaaacataaaaaaaacagactagaagaatcaggtactgtctcgttcgcctctgcctcgcctagcgaaggccacggattttgaatttgaaaacagccccatgttaggaactttgaattttatggcattttatcacaggaataacatggtcaaatattcagggtattcaggcatatttaaattctcatacgaaagcaaattatatatcaacctttaatcatgatgcattatatatgtagatatggccaattgaaagtataaacaatagagatacgcaaacctgtttgccaattcaaggttgaagggattgaccacttgtagtatcggaataagttaggcagcgggaattggacggcgatggcttcggtgcagatgggctgccttcagggtttctttactctgaattctccgggtaggcaaggttcctatgccaaagtttctatccgtccttctctgttctctctctttctttttcctcaaggttttgttccaaggaaacctcagagtgttttgcttctctttcttctttctccagtgaatctcccagtgtaactccaagtgtcactccactactgaaacttcagtatgtatagactaatttcgtgggtaatgggcttgaaataagggagacccaagtccaaaataatttgttatattttatttatatatttattttaattatttaattaattaattaattaattaattaattaattaattaaaaaattttttcttttttttttcttttttttttcgttttttttttccgttttttttttcgtttttttttttcttttttttctttttttttaggaaaaatgatgggtaatttttggggtatgacagctgcccctgttcaatattcttgaaccgagagagttaggatggcgtgtatgccattcgtggtctggaggtggaagattattgaacactagaatgccccaaaaatttgcacttgagaatcgacagttggtcttgatggagatgggcttaaaggtgccatccgggaggtttgatgacgaaagcttcagatcgagccgtacattaggccaatttgaagacatgggtgccacactgggtcgttcattagaccgaataatgagtcatccattaggctgccgacttcgctggggagtcggagtgtgtcatatgctgttggggataaaggatcagaatggaccatacgctagatcgtatctgagttgcagaatgagccgtacgttaggctgaatctgatgacgaaaggggtagtcgtacgttatactacacttcagaaatgtaccgtatgttaggtagcatttgaggggatggacatccgaacgggtcgtacgttagaccgtcgcagaatgagtcgtctgttaggccgcatctgatgatgaaagcggtagtcgtacgccagactacacttcagaaatgtaccgtacgttaggtagcatctgagggttgtaagatccaaacgggtcgtacgttagaccgcgttggagttgctggagttcagaatggatcgtacgctagatcgtatctgagttgcagaatgagccgtacgttaggctgtatccgaagaagaaagtagtcgtacgctagactacacccctgaatgtaccgtacgctaggcagcatctgaggatttgaaggtccaaatgggtcgtacgttagaccgcattggagttgctgaagaagtcatatgttgggctgaatcagaatgaaccgtacgttaggctgtatctgataacctgtatatgttgtacttgcaataaatgtctgggatgggcttaaagatgccatcgttaggaggatatcgaagtgttgtcagaatgaatgttcccatgaactgtatttgaaatatgtatatgaatcttgaatgtgattgataaaggtgtctgtctgaatgaaccttttattttgactatatcaggaggataaataacctgcaaagaaaaagttagcttcatgctatgtcatgatgcatgagatgtttcgtgttatgctaaaataaatgtgaatgttgtatgcatgcgtatgctgtgaaaggatgtaaggaatgagttatgcgtatgagaagttctgcttggggactctactggggaaaataaatccccatctactgatttgagacatttgtgtcgatgaccctttctcggctggggatgcttgatttctgtctgatggtggaaatattcaacagagcctggctggggatggatgagatgatcaatctgtctggtgacgccgacctctgttggggagtaactggctgtgcctggggatactgccattttctgaggaaaaaaaaaacaggcttgctggggaagagaattggtagcggattcattggaagcatgattagaccttttccttgatcctgaagtcgggtagtaattgctattgctattctatgcatgtatttttggtaaacatcagtcatattcaaatgcacatattaattcaaattaaatcaatggacatttacgcaaccaaaacagaaaagtaaaaacaaaagcatcttttttttgaaagagggttgtattgattttgaaaggaggcctataaacaggcaatttgtgtacaaggagacagaaatcctggtaagaggaaattgtcgaaaacaaagagaaagctatgtggaagaagtcctattgattttaagcctactactgtcattatgtcttcgagcatctcatcccttgctgtcggatagaagtgattggcttggtcaatccctcgaacttggatgaaagttgactgagaacgggacatagtcatacgctttaatccctaatttttgcctggaccgccttttcaggttttcagtccaccaggatacccttttttgcccaagccgccttttcaggttttcgacttgccgggcgtacatttttttatatatccctaatttttgcccgaacccttttggttcgccgggatgcccttacttttgcctagatacgtcgatctagcgggtctcttttatgcgtagtattttttaactatgtccgcgttcacgggatgtgggaagtcttcaccatccattgtagcgagtatcatggctccacctgagaataccttcttaactacaaatggcccttcgtatgtgggagtccatttgcctctggggtcagtttgtggtaggatgatgcgtttgattaccaagtcgccaatttggtacacctgtctcttgacccttttgttgaatgccctggtcatgcgcttctgatatatctgcccgtgacatacagccgcaagtctcttctcatccatcaaatttatctgatcgagtcgagtctgaatccattcgtcttcgtctaagcccgcctctttcatgatccttagagagggaatctgaacctctactggtaaaacggcttccattccgtagactaaagagaaaggagttgcccctgtcgaagttcgtaccgaagtacgataaccatgaagagcaaatggtaacatctcatgccagcctttgtatgttaccgtcatcttttgtataatcttcttaatattcttattagccgcttctacagcgccgttcatctttggccggtacggagaagagttatggtgttttattttgaactgcgtgcagagttcagtaatcatcttgttgttcaaattagtgccattgtcagtgataattctctcagggatgccgtatcggcagatgaggctgttcttgatgaatcgtgccaccacattcttagtaacagaagcaaatgaggctgcctccacccactttgtgaagtaatcaatagcaacaaggatgaaacgatgtccattagaggcggtaggtttaatctcgccaatcatatcaatgccccacattgcaaagggccacggcgcggtcaacacgtttaatggagcaggaggcacatgtactttatcc from Lathyrus oleraceus cultivar Zhongwan6 chromosome 1, CAAS_Psat_ZW6_1.0, whole genome shotgun sequence includes:
- the LOC127081654 gene encoding serine/threonine-protein kinase-like protein ACR4, which translates into the protein MNLAEHIAYDTIMATLSISLIILGIILFFACKKKPVESEETLPVKHTARAYPLTEIDAATNGFNHRRIVGKGRLGTVYAGKLESEELVAVKRIHPVLVLSNAGFGFSSVIKWLSLAHHPNVVPIIGFSEAPGERIIAMEFVQTANLEIYLHENHDGVSSSLLDWNKRFKIAAGVAKGLQYLHEVVAPNIIHGCVKSSNILIDVNFCARVSDYGLNFLGLVEKRGLIGYVDDEYWKEGIRGGGVCKESDVYGLGVILLELLSGRGCEGGLLVKWALPLIKDMRFSEVLDPRLMIPSDMKAIVRLAKVALACVGNSRKCRPCVDHVATILNALEMEVCYLSN